CCTAGCGACCGATAGTGAAACAGTACCGTGAGGGAAAGGTGAAAAGCACCCCGGAAGGGGAGTGAAATAGAACCTGAAACCGTGTGCTTACAAAAAGTCAGAGCCCTATTTATGGGTGATGGCGTGCCTTTTGTAGAATGAACCGGCGAGTTACGTTCCCGTGCAAGGTTAAGGTGAGAAGCCGGAGCCGCAGCGAAAGCGAGTCTGAATAGGGCGAATTTTAGTACGTGGACGTAGACCCGAAACCGAGTGATCTACCCCTGTCCAGGGTGAAGGTGCGGTAACACGCACTGGAGGCCCGAACCCACGCATGTTGAAAAATGCGGGGATGAGGTGGGGGTAGCGGAGAAATTCCAATCGAACTCGGAGATAGCTGGTTCTCCCCGAAATAGCTTTAGGGCTAGCCTCGGAAATAAGTCGTGGAGGTAGAGCACTGATTGGGTGCGGGGCCCGCAAGGGTTACCAAACTCAGTCAAACTCCGAATGCCATAGACTCGAATTCCGGGAGTCAGACAGTGAGTGCTAAGATCCATTGTCGAAAGGGAAACAGCCCAGACCATCAGCTAAGGTCCCCAAGTGTGTGTTAAGTGGGAAAGGATGTGGAGTTGCACAGACAACCAGGATGTTGGCTTAGAAGCAGCCACCATTGAAAGAGTGCGTAATAGCTCACTGGTCGAGTGACTCTGCGCCGAAAATGTAACGGGGCTAAACACGCCACCGAAGCTATGGCTTGATGCTTTGCATCAGGGGTAGGGGAGCGTTGTATGCAGGTTGAAGGTGTACCGTAAGGAGCGCTGGACAGCATACAAGTGAGAATGCCGGTATAAGTAACGAAAAGATCAGTGAGAATCTGATCCGCCGAAAGCCCAAGGTTTCCTGAGGAAGGCTCGTCCTCTCAGGGTAAGTCGGGACCTAACGCGAGGCCGAAAGGCGTAGTGGATGGACAACAGGTTGAAATTCCTGTACCACCGTAATCCGTTATGAGTAATGGGGTGACGCAGCAGGGTAGTGACGCGGACTGATGGAAGTGTCCGTCTAAGCAGTGAGGCTGATGTGTAGGCAAATCCGCACATCATTAAGGCTAGGCTGTGATGGGGAGCGAAAATTATAGTAGCGAAGGTCATGATCTCACACTGCCAAGAAAAGCCTCTAACCAGGAGAAGGTGCCCGTACCGCAAACCGACACAGGTAGGCGAGAAGAGTATTCTAAGGCGCGCGGAAGAACTCTCGTTAAGGAACTCGGCAAAATGACCCCGTAACTTCGGGAGAAGGGGTGCCCCGGTAGTGTGAATAGCACGAGGGGGCCGCAGTGAAAAGGCCCAAGCGACTGTTTAGCAAAAACACAGGTCTGTGCGAAGCCGCAAGGCGAAGTATACGGGCTGACGCCTGCCCGGTGCTGGAAGGTTAAGGGGAGTGGTTAGGGGTAACCCGAAGCTATGAACCGAAGCCCCAGTAAACGGCGGCCGTAACTATAACGGTCCTAAGGTAGCGAAATTCCTTGTCAGGTAAATTCTGACCCGCACGAATGGCGTAACGACTTGGGCGCTGTCTCAACGAGAGATCCGGTGAAATTTTAATACCTGTGAAGATGCAGGTTACCCGCGACAAGACGGAAAGACCCCATGGAGCTTTACTGCAGCTTGATATTGGATTTGGGTACGATCTGTACAGGATAGGTGGGAGCCTGAGAAGTAGGAGCGCAAGCTTCTACGGAGGCGCCGTTGGGATACCACCCTGATCGTATCTAGGTTCTAACCTAGGACCGTAAACCGGTTCGGGGACAGTGTCAGGTGGGCAGTTTGACTGGGGCGGTCGCCTCCTAAAGAGTAACGGAGGCGCCCCAAGGTTCCCTCAGAATGGTTGGAAATCATTCGAAGAGTGCAAAGGCAGAAGGGAGCTTGACTGCGAGACCTACAAGTCGAGCAGGGACGAAAGTCGGGCTTAGTGATCCGGTGGTACCGCATGGAAGGGCCATCGCTCAACGGATAAAAGCTACCCTGGGGATAACAGGCTTATCTCCCCCAAGAGTCCACATCGACGGGGAGGTTTGGCACCTCGATGTCGGCTCATCGCATCCTGGGGCTGAAGTAGGTCCCAAGGGTTGGGCTGTTCGCCCATTAAAGCGGTACGCGAGCTGGGTTCAGAACGTCGTGAGACAGTTCGGTCCCTATCTGTCGTGGGCGCAGGAAATTTGAGAGGAGCTGTCCTTAGTACGAGAGGACCGGGATGGACGCACCTCTGGTGTACCAGTTGTTCCGCCAGGAGCATAGCTGGGTAGCTACGTGCGGACGGGATAAACGCTGAAAGCATCTAAGCGTGAAGCCCCCCTCAAGATGAGATTTCCCAATTAGTAAGACCCCTTGAAGACGACGAGGTAGATAGGTTGGAGGTGGAAGTGCAGTAATGCATGGAGCTGACCAATACTAATCGGTCGAGGGCTTATCCTAAAAGTTTCATGAAGTGAAACTACTTCGGAAGCATATGCTGTTTTAACATTGCAAATTCGTTTCGTATCTAGTTTTCAAGGATTAAACCTTGAATATACCGTTTGGTGGCGATAGCGGAGGGGTTCCACACGTACCCATCCCGAACACGACCGTTAAGCCCTCCAGCGCCGATGGTACTTGGACCGCAGGGTCCTGGGAGAGTAGGACGTCGCCAAGCAAAAACCACTGTTGAAGTTATCGACAGTGGTTTTTTATGTTTTCAATGGACTTTTTAATTAAATAGGTGTCCATTCAGGGAGGACACTGTCTCTTATGCATTAAATAAATACGTTGTGATATATTACTATGGTGAACTTCTTGACAGCCCTAACCCCCTTTGCTAAGATGGCAATAATATATTTTCAGAAAATGAGTTTTCAACCTTGATTTATAAGGTTTTTATCCGTTTTAATAAGAACAAGAGGAGGTTCATCTAGGTGCGGAAAGACAAGTTTGGTAAAGAAGGTTTTACTTTTGATGATGTATTGTTGGTGCCTCGTAAGTCTGAGGTACTCCCTAAGGAAGTGGATGTGTCCACAAGACTCAGTAAGCATGTTAAGCTGAACATTCCACTGATCAGTGCGGGTATGGACACTGTGACTGAGGCTGCACTAGCCATCGCTATCGCAAGAGAGGGCGGTATTGGTATTATTCACAAGAATATGTCTGTAGAACAGCAGGCAGAGGAAGTAGACCGTGTTAAACGATCTGAGAGCGGAGTTATTACGAATCCTTTCTCATTGTCAGCGGAACACTTAGTGTCAGATGCCGAACAATTAATGGGCAAATTCCGGATTTCTGGTGTGCCGATTGTGGACGAGCATAATAAACTTGTGGGAATTCTAACGAACCGTGATCTTCGCTTCATACATGATTACAGTATCAAAATTAGCGATGTCATGACACATGATAATCTAGTTACAGCTCCAGTAGGGACAACTTTGCAGGAAGCTGAGGTTCTTTTACAACAGCATAAGATTGAGAAGCTACCTCTAGTGGATTCTAATAATATTCTTAAAGGACTTATCACCATTAAGGATATTGAGAAGGCGATACAGTTCCCGAACGCCGCTAAAGACGCTCAAGGGCGTTTGTTAGTTGGTGCAGCTATTGGTATAGCTAAAGATACTGTAGAACGGACTGATGCTCTAGTTCAAGCGGGTGTAGATGTCATTACAGTTGACTCCGCTCATGGTCATCATATTAACATCATTGATGCGGTTCGTGAGTTACGTGGTCGCTATCCTGAATTGACAATTATTGCAGGTAATGTGGCTACGGGCGAAGCCACTCGTGAGTTGATTGAGGCTGGTGCATCTGTAGTGAAGGTCGGTATTGGACCAGGTTCAATTTGTACTACACGCGTTATTGCAGGTATCGGTGTACCTCAAATTACAGCGATTTATGACTGTGCTAGAGTAGCCGCTGAATATGGTATTCCAGTTATTGCAGATGGGGGCATTAAATATTCAGGGGAGATTACGAAGGCTATAGCAGCTGGTGCTCATGCTGTCATGTTAGGTAGCTTGTTTGCCGGTACAGAGGAGAGCCCAGGGGAATCTGAAATATATCAAGGTCGTCGCTTTAAGGTATACCGGGGTATGGGATCTATAAGTGCCATGAAGCAGGGCAGTAAAGATCGATATTTCCAAGATGATGACAAGAAATTAGTTCCTGAAGGTATAGAAGGGCGCGTAGCTTATATAGGTCCTCTCTCTGATACGATTCATCAACTGATTGGTGGTCTACGTTCAGGTATGGGGTATTGTGGAACAAATGGTTTGGAAGAGCTTCGTAATGATACGCAGTTTATTCACATTACGGGTGCTGGCCTTCGTGAGAGTCATCCCCATGATGTTCAGATTACCAAGGAAGCTCCTAACTATTCTTTATAATATGATGAAGATTAATTTATGGAAAATAAGCCAAGTGGATGGGTCCATCCCCATGCTTTATTGGGGATCCTAACTTCGGATTATTAGTTTTATTCCCGATAATATCTAAAATTATGATAATCTTCTTAGACAGACAGGACGAAATTCGTTCTGTCTGTCTTTTTTTGCTGAATGCCCTGTGTTAGAATAGAACAAGTAATGACTAATTAGGATAGAGGGGAGTTTACAATTCTTTGAAAGCTATGAAAGCAACAAAAAAAAGTAGACGTCAAATGGTTAATAAGAGTATAGCTTCGGTTATGCTATTAAATATGCTTTGTTTATCGGCAATACCCATTACTGCTGTATTGGCGGAGGGTGGAGCAACGACCACCGAGGCTGCTAAAGCTCCGGTTACTGCTAAGGCTGCTAAGATTCCAGAGGTCTCATCTTTAGGGTTAGAAGTAGCATCTGCGGTATTAATTGAGCCAATCACGGGTAAAGTTCTATTGTCTGTGAATGCTGATGAAGCTCTTCCACCTGCAAGTATGACCAAGATGATGACAGAGTATATTGTGGCAGATCAGGTTAAGCAGGGTGTTTTTAAATGGGATGACATCGTAACCGTTAAAGAAAATGCAGCCAAAACAGTGGGCTCTCGTATTTTTTTAGCAGTAGGTGATCAACATACTGTGGAGGAATTGTACATAGCTATGGCTGTGGGTTCGGCGAATGATGCTTCAGTAGCGCTAGCAGAATACGTAGCAGGCTCTGAGCAGGAGTTCGTTAAAATGATGAATGATACGGCAAAGAAAATGGGCATGAAGACAGCCCACTTCATTAATTCAACAGGGCTGGATCGTGCTGATATGCCAGATAAGTTCAAACCTGAGGAAGATGGGGAGGATTTAATGTCTGCTATGGATGCTGCTTTACTCGCTAAATTCATAGTTCAGGATCATCCTGATTTCGCTAGATTTACATCTTTACAATCGTTTAAGTTCCGTGAACGTGATAAGAATCCGATTATTAACTATAACTGGATGCTTGAGGCGAACAAGGATATTACGAACTTCAAAGCTTATGCCTATCCAGGATTAGATGGGATGAAGACAGGACACACAGCTAGTGCAGGTAACTGTTTCACAGGTACAGCTGTAAGAGACGGTATGCGATTGATCAGTGTCGTTATGGGAACCTCTTCAGAGCCAGCTCGTTTCAAAGAGACGAAAAAGGTGCTGGACTACGGATTTAATAATTTTGAGATCAAACAAGTGATTGCTCCGAAGACGATCGTTGAAGGTACAGAAACCGTACCTGTCAAAAAAGGCGTTGAAACGAGTGTATCGGTTGTAACAGATCAAGATGTTAGTTTCATGGTCCCTAAGGGAGCGGATACGACGAAGGTTACCTCTAAAGTAAGCATTATAGATGAATCTAAGCTTGTAGCTCCACTGAAGCAAGGCTCTAAGGTGGGTACCGTCACCTATACTTACAAAGCAGAAGGTATTAGTGACCAGAAGAAAACAGTGAATCTGGTAACAGCTGAAGAAGTAGAAAAGGGTGGATGGTTCCGCTTATTATTCCGTGCTATCAAAGATTTGTTCGTCGACTTGTTTGACGGAATCAAAAATCTTTTTTAATATCATGATAGTAGATTTACAGCTTGGTTCATTGTGTTACCACCCCGATCTTTACAAATATGTACTGGAGGGGATGGATTGAAGATACATTCAGGGGGCGTAAACATGGAAACCGGAACATCGCGTGTAAAAAGAGGTATGGCAGAAATGCAAAAGGGTGGCGTCATTATGGACGTCATGAATGCGGAACAAGCTAAAATCGCAGAAGCAGCAGGCGCGACAGCTGTTATGGCTTTAGAAAGAGTACCTTCTGATATTCGTGCCGCCGGTGGAGTTGCACGGATGGCTGACCCAACAATTGTAGAACAAGTTATGAAAGTGGTTAGCATTCCTGTTATGGCGAAATCCCGTATCGGTCATTTTGTAGAAGCTAAAGTGTTGGAATCTCTTGGTGTAGATTACCTTGATGAGAGTGAAGTACTGACACCAGCCGATGAAGTATTCCATATTGATAAATGGGATTTCACTGTTCCTTTTGTGTGTGGAGCGAAAGACTTAGGTGAAGCATTGCGTCGTATCGGCGAAGGAGCTTCCATGATTCGTACGAAGGGTGAACCAGGAACAGGTAATATCGTTGAAGCTGTTCGTCATATGCGTCATATTAAGGGTCAAATTCGCAAAGTGCAAAGTATGTCGAAGGACGAGCTATATGCAGAAGCTAAGAACCTAGGCGTAGCACATGATTTATTAGTTGATGTACACATGAGTGGGAAACTGCCTGTCGTTAACTTTGCAGCAGGTGGAGTAGCCACTCCTTCCGACGCAGCACTAATGATGCATCTTGGTGCAGATGGTGTATTTGTAGGATCTGGTATTTTTAAATCTGAAAATCCAGAAAAATTTGCTCGCGCGATTGTAGCAGCTACTACCCATTATCAAGATTATAAATTAATTGCAGAAGTATCTAAGAACCTAGGTGCCGCAATGAAGGGTATCGAGATTTCATCTTTGTCTCCTTCTGAACGGATGCAGGATCGCGGCTGATAAGAGAGAAGGTTATAGGCATATGAAGATTGGCGTACTGGCACTTCAAGGTGCCGTAACAGAACATATCCGGAGTGTTACCCTTGCAGGGGCCGAAGGCGTTGCAATTAAACGGATAGAAGAACTGAATGAAATTGAAGGACTTATTATTCCTGGTGGAGAGAGTACGACGATTGGTAAGCTCATGCGAAAGTATGACTTTATTGAAGCTATTCGAGAGTTCTCAGCTGCGGGTAAGCCTATTTTCGGTACCTGTGCAGGACTTATTGTACTTGCCACAACGATTGAAGGTCAGGAAGAGGCTCATCTAGAGTTGATGGATATTACCGTGGCTAGAAATGCCTTCGGTCGTCAGCGTGAGAGCTTCGAGACGGACTTGAAGATTGAAGGAATTGATGAGCAAGTTCGAGCTGTATTTATTCGAGCTCCTCTTATTCGAGAAGTAGGCAACCAGGTGGAAGTTCTTTCTACCTATCATGATGAGATTGTTACTGCAAGACAGGGAAACCTATTAGTCTCTTCATTTCACCCCGAGTTAACTGATGATTATCGTCTACATCAGTACTTTGTAGAAATGGTAAAAGAGTCAATTTCTTAAATTAAAATTATAAATTTGTAAATGGAAACACCTTGACCTTTTGTGGATATTAGCAGTTGTTTCATTAGGGAATACTGCTAATCCCAGAGAATTCTGTTCTGGAAAGCAGATCACTTTACAAGTGGATACATTCCTGGGGCAGTTTCTCAAACAAAGGGTCGAGGTTGTTTTGTGAGGAGGACATGCGTATGTTAGATGTAAAGATATTACGAAACGACTATGAAAGAGTGGAAGAAGCCCTGAAGAATCGAGGTAAATCACTTGATCTTATAGCGGGTTTTCCTAAGCTTGATACAAATCGTAGAGAGCTATTGCAAGAGAGTGAAGGACTTAAAAGTCGGAGAAACACGGTATCAGCTGAAGTAGCTAAACGTAAAAAAAACGGTGAGGATGCGGAAGCGTTAATTATTGAAATGCGCGAAGTATCAGATCGTATTAAGGGATTAGATGAGGAAGTTCGAGTGCTTGAAGCTTCCATTTCTGATTTAACGATGTCGATTCCTAACATTCCACATGCATCTGTGCCTTTAGGTAAATCCGAGGCTGATAATGTTGAAATTCGTCGTTGGTCTGAGCCGAATACGTTTGCTTTCACGCCGAAGGCACACTGGGATATTGCACAGGAGTTGGGTATCCTTGATTTTGAATCAGCAGCTAAAGTTACAGGTTCACGTTTTACGTTCTATAAAGGGTTAGGAGCACGACTAGAACGGGCTCTGATTAACTTTATGATGGATCTGCACAGCAGTGAGCATGGTTTTGAAGAGATGCTTCCTCCTTATATTGTTAATGGAGACAGTTTGCGTGGAACAGGTCAGCTTCCTAAGTTCGAAGAGGATTTGTTTAAGCTACGGGACACCGATTATTATCTTATTCCCACTGCTGAAGTGCCAGTAACTAACTATTACCGTGATGAGATTCTAAATGTTGAGGATCTTCCGAAACATTTCGTAGCTTACAGCTCATGCTTCCGTTCAGAAGCTGGATCAGCTGGTCGTGATACACGAGGGCTTATTCGTCAACATCAATTTAACAAGGTTGAACTAGTAAAGTTGGTACATCCTGAATCTTCTTATGAAGAGTTAGAGAAAATGACAGCTCATGCTGAGCGGGTTCTACAACTACTGAAGCTTCCTTACCGGGTACTTGCACTTAGTACGGGCGATATGGGCTTCTCCGCTGCCAAAACGTATGATCTTGAAGTATGGCTACCAGAAAGTGAAGCATACCGTGAGATATCGTCTTGTTCGAATACAGAGGATTTCCAAGCGCGTCGTGCGAATATAAGGTTCCGTCCTGAAGCGAAGGCGAAGCCAGAATTCGTGCACACCCTGAATGGTTCTGCTCTAGCCGTGGGACGTACATTCGCTGCGATCCTAGAGAATTATCAACAAGAAGATGGAAGTGTGATCATCCCAGATGTTCTTCAACCTTATATGGGTAACGTAAAAATAATTTCTTCAAAAAAATAAGTTGCATATGGATTTTATATATGGTAAGATAATTTATGTTATCGCGTCAACGATATTCAATGAGTGGTAATAATAGATATACTACCTGGAGAGGTACCGAAGCGGTCATAACGGGGCGGTCTTGAAAACCGTTAGAGTGCAAGCTCACGTGGGTTCGAATCCCACCCTCTCCGCCATAATAACTTAAATAACTAGCCATTCTCATTTACTGAGAATGGCTTTTTTGTTTTTGAAATATTAGAAGTATAAACTT
The nucleotide sequence above comes from Paenibacillus sp. IHBB 10380. Encoded proteins:
- the pdxS gene encoding pyridoxal 5'-phosphate synthase lyase subunit PdxS gives rise to the protein METGTSRVKRGMAEMQKGGVIMDVMNAEQAKIAEAAGATAVMALERVPSDIRAAGGVARMADPTIVEQVMKVVSIPVMAKSRIGHFVEAKVLESLGVDYLDESEVLTPADEVFHIDKWDFTVPFVCGAKDLGEALRRIGEGASMIRTKGEPGTGNIVEAVRHMRHIKGQIRKVQSMSKDELYAEAKNLGVAHDLLVDVHMSGKLPVVNFAAGGVATPSDAALMMHLGADGVFVGSGIFKSENPEKFARAIVAATTHYQDYKLIAEVSKNLGAAMKGIEISSLSPSERMQDRG
- the guaB gene encoding IMP dehydrogenase; translated protein: MRKDKFGKEGFTFDDVLLVPRKSEVLPKEVDVSTRLSKHVKLNIPLISAGMDTVTEAALAIAIAREGGIGIIHKNMSVEQQAEEVDRVKRSESGVITNPFSLSAEHLVSDAEQLMGKFRISGVPIVDEHNKLVGILTNRDLRFIHDYSIKISDVMTHDNLVTAPVGTTLQEAEVLLQQHKIEKLPLVDSNNILKGLITIKDIEKAIQFPNAAKDAQGRLLVGAAIGIAKDTVERTDALVQAGVDVITVDSAHGHHINIIDAVRELRGRYPELTIIAGNVATGEATRELIEAGASVVKVGIGPGSICTTRVIAGIGVPQITAIYDCARVAAEYGIPVIADGGIKYSGEITKAIAAGAHAVMLGSLFAGTEESPGESEIYQGRRFKVYRGMGSISAMKQGSKDRYFQDDDKKLVPEGIEGRVAYIGPLSDTIHQLIGGLRSGMGYCGTNGLEELRNDTQFIHITGAGLRESHPHDVQITKEAPNYSL
- the serS gene encoding serine--tRNA ligase; its protein translation is MLDVKILRNDYERVEEALKNRGKSLDLIAGFPKLDTNRRELLQESEGLKSRRNTVSAEVAKRKKNGEDAEALIIEMREVSDRIKGLDEEVRVLEASISDLTMSIPNIPHASVPLGKSEADNVEIRRWSEPNTFAFTPKAHWDIAQELGILDFESAAKVTGSRFTFYKGLGARLERALINFMMDLHSSEHGFEEMLPPYIVNGDSLRGTGQLPKFEEDLFKLRDTDYYLIPTAEVPVTNYYRDEILNVEDLPKHFVAYSSCFRSEAGSAGRDTRGLIRQHQFNKVELVKLVHPESSYEELEKMTAHAERVLQLLKLPYRVLALSTGDMGFSAAKTYDLEVWLPESEAYREISSCSNTEDFQARRANIRFRPEAKAKPEFVHTLNGSALAVGRTFAAILENYQQEDGSVIIPDVLQPYMGNVKIISSKK
- the pdxT gene encoding pyridoxal 5'-phosphate synthase glutaminase subunit PdxT codes for the protein MKIGVLALQGAVTEHIRSVTLAGAEGVAIKRIEELNEIEGLIIPGGESTTIGKLMRKYDFIEAIREFSAAGKPIFGTCAGLIVLATTIEGQEEAHLELMDITVARNAFGRQRESFETDLKIEGIDEQVRAVFIRAPLIREVGNQVEVLSTYHDEIVTARQGNLLVSSFHPELTDDYRLHQYFVEMVKESIS
- a CDS encoding D-alanyl-D-alanine carboxypeptidase family protein; protein product: MKAMKATKKSRRQMVNKSIASVMLLNMLCLSAIPITAVLAEGGATTTEAAKAPVTAKAAKIPEVSSLGLEVASAVLIEPITGKVLLSVNADEALPPASMTKMMTEYIVADQVKQGVFKWDDIVTVKENAAKTVGSRIFLAVGDQHTVEELYIAMAVGSANDASVALAEYVAGSEQEFVKMMNDTAKKMGMKTAHFINSTGLDRADMPDKFKPEEDGEDLMSAMDAALLAKFIVQDHPDFARFTSLQSFKFRERDKNPIINYNWMLEANKDITNFKAYAYPGLDGMKTGHTASAGNCFTGTAVRDGMRLISVVMGTSSEPARFKETKKVLDYGFNNFEIKQVIAPKTIVEGTETVPVKKGVETSVSVVTDQDVSFMVPKGADTTKVTSKVSIIDESKLVAPLKQGSKVGTVTYTYKAEGISDQKKTVNLVTAEEVEKGGWFRLLFRAIKDLFVDLFDGIKNLF